The following proteins are encoded in a genomic region of Cryptomeria japonica chromosome 11, Sugi_1.0, whole genome shotgun sequence:
- the LOC131051363 gene encoding receptor like protein 27: protein MALSLQKFCMVVISVLVVFFPSPHFSLPHRLLSNKCPSHESEALLRFKEGLNDSDGFLSSWVNGTDCCTMWDGISCSNDANHVVSVSVISLQDVQGVIGESLCQIRFLKSLTINKVTGTTTVPPCLGNLPYIDSLNLSFNSLSGKIPSFVCLLTSLTHLDLSFNKFNGSIPFCLENLSSLTWLSLSNNQLSGSIPASLANISSLKWLELDHNLLSGSIPASLGSLSLLWDLSLGNNQLSGNIPDSLGNLSLLSGLSLLNNQLTGTIPPSFAQLSSLNRFYGSGNHFNETISSSSFPASLEYLYLSLNHQQVISETFFQNLTNLKFLYLSDCVLNISKTWIPSFQLTEISLESCKINREIPVWICTQFSVATLELVNNSLVGKIPSWLWETSSQLQHLNLSGNHLEGSLFSNASMLMQLERLDVSRNALSGHIPSIWSPKIQHLLLNDNLFNGSIPPSLGKLSLLEQLNLANNFLTGVIPPSLSECSFLQILNLANNNLEGSLPHEFSRLSKLYSLIVHSNNLRGSLPPSIANCSELQVLDVGNNSFGGEIPTFVGNLPKLRVLVMKDNNFTGSIPSKIGHLLNLQILLLSSNHISGSIPHTITSLQAMAIESQDGFILSTSQLSYALLYQDGLDMTLKGTNQHYPYILSTFTSIDLSNNELEGEVSSNFGNLKGLRLLNLSFNNLNGSIPNSFGEMSQLESLDLSRNNFSGQIPAELESLSYLASLNLSNNNLSGSIPQGQHMTDTFGESSYSGNANLWGCPLPKNCSWPQFATSPPFPINKEKKSNEYPWFQMAVGLSFGAAFGGIMALILIRISWRMKYFNKVDTILKFLFPWMKNLTL from the coding sequence ATGGCCCTTTCTTTACAGAAGTTCTGTATGgttgtcatttcagttttggttGTCTTCTTCCCCTCTCCACACTTTTCTCTGCCCCATCGATTACTATCCAACAAATGCccttcccatgaatctgaagctctTCTTCGTTTCAAAGAGGGTTTGAATGACTCTGATGGGTTTCTCAGCTCATGGGTAAATGGAACAGACTGTTGCACCATGTGGGATGGCATATCCTGCAGCAATGATGCCAACCATGTTGTCTCTGTTTCTGTAATCTCTTTACAAGATGTTCAAGGTGTGATAGGTGAGAGCTTGTGCCAAATTCGTTTCCTCAAATCACTGACCATAAACAAAGTAACAGGTACTACTACTGTTCCTCCATGTTTGGGAAATCTCCCTTATATTGACTCTTTAAATTTATCTTTTAATAGCTTGAGTGGGAAGATTCCCTCTTTTGTTTGTTTGCTCACCAGCCTTACACACCTCGATCTTAGTTTCAATAAGTTCAATGGAAGCATACCTTTCTGCTTGGAAAATCTTTCTTCTTTAACATGGCTTTCTCTTTCTAATAACCAACTTAGTGGAAGCATACCAGCTTCTCTggcaaatatttcttctcttaagTGGCTTGAACTTGACCATAACCTCTTAAGTGGGAGTATACCTGCTTCTCTTGGAAGTCTCTCTTTGTTGTGGGATTTATCCCTTGGAAACAATCAACTGAGTGGTAATATTCCAGATTCCTTGGGTAATCTGTCTTTGCTCTCTGGGTTAAGTCTTTTGAATAACCAGCTAACTGGGACCATTCCCCCTTCATTTGCTCAGCTTTCCTCCCTTAATAGGTTCTATGGTAGTGGCAACCATTTCAATGAGACCATCTCTTCTTCGTCATTTCCAGCTTCTTTAGAATATCTATATTTGTCACTAAACCATCAGCAGGTGATTTCAGAAACTTTCTTTCAGAACCTTACAAACTTAAAGTTTTTGTATTTATCAGATTGCGTGCTAAATATTAGCAAAACCTGGATTCCATCTTTTCAGTTAACTGAAATAAGCTTAGAGTCATGTAAGATTAATCGAGAAATTCCAGTTTGGATTTGTACACAATTCTCAGTTGCTACACTGGAATTGGTTAACAACAGTCTTGTGGGAAAAATTCCTTCTTGGCTATGGGAAACCAGTTCTCAGTTACAACATCTAAATCTTTCAGGAAATCATCTAGAAGGAAGCCTATTCTCAAATGCTTCAATGTTGATGCAACTAGAAAGGCTGGACGTATCTAGAAATGCATTGAGTGGGCACATCCCATCAATTTGGTCTCCTAAAATACAACATTTGCTACTCAATGACAATTTGTTCAATGGCAGTATTCCTCCAAGCCTGGGTAAATTATCtctgcttgagcaattaaatcttgcAAACAACTTCCTAACTGGAGTGATCCCTCCAAGCTTGTCCGAATGCTCTTTTCTCCAAATCCTAAATTTGGCAAATAATAATTTAGAAGGAAGCTTACCACATGAGTTCAGTAGGCTAAGTAAGTTATATTCATTAATTGTCCATAGTAATAACCTGAGAGGATCATTACCTCCCTCAATAGCCAATTGTTCAGAGTTACAGGTTCTTGATGTTGGGAATAACTCATTTGGAGGTGAAATACCAACATTTGTTGGAAATCTTCCAAAGTTGAGAGTCTTGGTGATGAAAGACAACAATTTTACAGGCAGTATTCCTTCAAAGATTGGTCATCTATTGAACCTCCAGATCTTGCTCCTTTCTTCCAATCATATATCAGGTTCAATTCCACACACAATTACATCATTGCAAGCAATGGCGATAGAAAGCCAAGATGGTTTTATCTTGTCGACATCCCAACTGTCTTATGCGCTACTATACCAAGATGGACTGGATATGACTTTAAAAGGTACAAATCAGCACTACCCATACATCCTTTCCACTTTCACATCCATAGATCTGTCAAACAATGAATTAGAGGGAGAAGTTTCTTCTAATTTTGGGAACTTGAAGGGATTGAGGCTTCTAAACCTTTCATTTAACAATTTGAATGGAAGCATTCCAAATAGTTTTGGAGAAATGAGTCAGTTGGAGTCATTAGACCTTTCCAGAAATAATTTTTCAGGACAAATCCCTGCAGAGCTTGAATCTCTAAGTTATTTGGCCTCACTAAATTTATCAAACAACAATCTTTCCGGAAGCATACCACAGGGACAACATATGACTGACACATTTGGAGAATCATCTTATTCAGGGAATGCAAATTTATGGGGATGTCCCCTACCCAAAAACTGTTCTTGGCCACAATTTGCCACTTCTCCCCCATTTCCAAttaacaaagaaaagaaaagcaatgagTATCCATGGTTTCAGATGGCAGTGGGATTGTCATTCGGAGCAGCCTTTGGAGGGATAATGGCATTGATCTTGATAAGAATTAGTTGGAGAATGAAATATTTCAATAAAGTTGATACAATCTTAAAATTTTTGTTTccatggatgaagaatttgacGTTATGA